In Desulfobulbus oralis, one DNA window encodes the following:
- a CDS encoding GTP-binding protein: MSFVNLRERIVQVKIVYYGPGRGGKTTNLEYINKKFQKQIQSEMVSLKTHGDRTLFFDFLPFDMGQIKGYDLKIQLYTVPGQVKYNATRKLVLKGVDGIVFVADAQEQMREKNIRSLNQLHENLVEYNESIFRLPLVLQYNKVDLRNQGIPILPTAILEKDLNSKLKAPHFEASAITGYNVPETLKKIISLTVLSIQKKLM, translated from the coding sequence GTGAGTTTCGTAAATCTCAGGGAACGGATCGTTCAGGTCAAGATTGTCTATTATGGCCCAGGGCGTGGCGGCAAAACCACGAATCTTGAATACATCAACAAAAAATTTCAAAAACAGATTCAGTCAGAGATGGTCAGCCTGAAAACCCATGGCGACCGTACGCTGTTTTTTGACTTTCTCCCCTTCGACATGGGGCAAATCAAGGGGTACGACCTCAAAATTCAGTTGTACACCGTACCTGGTCAGGTTAAATATAATGCTACCAGGAAATTGGTCCTGAAGGGGGTTGATGGCATTGTTTTTGTTGCAGATGCCCAGGAACAGATGCGCGAGAAGAATATCCGCTCTCTGAACCAGTTGCACGAAAATCTGGTGGAGTACAATGAATCCATTTTCCGGCTGCCGCTGGTTCTGCAGTACAACAAGGTGGATCTGCGAAATCAGGGCATACCGATTCTCCCCACTGCCATTCTGGAAAAGGATCTCAACAGCAAACTCAAAGCGCCCCACTTTGAAGCCAGTGCCATTACCGGGTACAATGTCCCGGAAACCCTCAAAAAAATTATCTCTCTCACTGTGCTTTCCATTCAGAAAAAGCTGATGTAA